The following proteins come from a genomic window of Acidimicrobiales bacterium:
- the rpsL gene encoding 30S ribosomal protein S12: MPTIAQLVRKGRESNKSKTKSPALKGSPQRRGVCTKVSTTTPKKPNSALRKIARVRLTSGVEITAYIPGEGHNLQEHSIVLVRGGRVRDLPGVRYKVIRGALDASGVKDRKQARSRYGVKREK; this comes from the coding sequence GTGCCCACCATCGCGCAGCTGGTCCGCAAGGGCCGGGAATCCAACAAGTCCAAGACCAAGTCGCCGGCCCTGAAGGGGTCGCCGCAGCGTCGCGGCGTGTGCACGAAGGTGTCGACCACCACGCCCAAGAAGCCGAACTCGGCCCTCCGCAAGATCGCCCGCGTGCGACTCACCAGCGGCGTCGAGATCACGGCCTACATCCCCGGCGAAGGCCACAACCTCCAGGAGCACTCGATCGTGCTCGTGCGCGGCGGTCGCGTGCGCGACCTGCCGGGCGTGCGGTACAAGGTCATCCGCGGCGCGCTCGACGCGTCCGGCGTCAAGGACCGTAAGCAGGCGCGCAGCCGCTACGGCGTGAAGCGAGAGAAGTAA
- the rpsG gene encoding 30S ribosomal protein S7 encodes MPRKGPPSVRELTPDPIYHSTLVTQLVNKVLSRGKRSVAERIVYDALKQIEEKTGTEPIATLKRALENTKPQLEVKSRRVGGATYQVPMEVRRERQTTLAIRWLVGFSRARRERTMTERLALELMDAANGVGASVKRREDLQKMAESNRAYAHYRW; translated from the coding sequence ATGCCGCGCAAGGGCCCGCCCTCCGTCCGTGAACTCACCCCGGATCCGATCTACCACTCGACCCTGGTCACCCAGCTCGTCAACAAGGTGCTGTCGCGAGGCAAGCGCTCGGTGGCCGAGCGCATCGTGTACGACGCACTGAAGCAGATCGAAGAGAAGACCGGCACCGAGCCGATCGCCACCCTCAAGCGGGCGCTGGAGAACACCAAGCCGCAGCTCGAGGTCAAGAGCCGCCGCGTGGGTGGCGCCACCTATCAGGTGCCGATGGAAGTCCGCCGCGAGCGTCAGACGACTCTCGCCATTCGCTGGCTCGTCGGCTTCTCGCGGGCGCGCCGCGAGCGCACGATGACCGAGCGGCTGGCGCTCGAGCTGATGGATGCCGCCAATGGCGTGGGGGCGTCGGTCAAGCGCCGTGAAGACCTGCAGAAGATGGCGGAGTCGAACCGCGCCTACGCCCACTACCGCTGGTAG